From the Ciconia boyciana chromosome 6, ASM3463844v1, whole genome shotgun sequence genome, the window GCCACAAGCCTAGACTTATGTTTACCGTTTCATTTGCTTCACGCTGTTTCTCGTCAAATTCTCGAACtagttttttcttctcctctgtggaagaaaaagtagtatgtcagaaactgcagagaaatgacAACAGAACTCAATCCATTACAGACAAGGAAGCTGCCACAGACAGCTGATTACAGAGACGCCAGGTCAAAATTTACCTCAAACAGGAACGGCCTGTTTCTTAGGACAACTTATCAGAAGCAGGTGGGGGGAGAGAGCAGAAACCACCCTTCCAACTGCTGGCCACTACCTCTGGTAGATGAAAGAAGTCATTTTTCAaacctgaaacatttttctgaccTATTATCCTCCAATCTCCACTGACAGAATTGCatgctgaaaaacatttaacatgAAAGGATAACAAAGAGGACATGTTGCTAAACAGCtcctaaatatttctgattttttgcaCACATTTGGCAAGATTAGTGAAGGCTGAAACTATGATTTGGATCTGAACAGAACATCAAGTCAATCTACATTTCCAAGTGAGCCCTGAAGTTCCTGGCAGATAGGGCACTCCGCATTCTCATGGTCATAAAGTAACTAGGTAAACGGGTAAGCATTCCAGAATACTCGGAGAATAAAGATGCCATCAAGATATCACCTCAGGTTCACAGACTAATGCCCAAATGCTTCCCTCTTCTGGAATGACATCACTTGTTTGAATCAGCCAACAAAACTAGACACGTTACTTGTTTGATACAGTAATTTGCTAAGGTCCTTGTATCTAGGGCTTTGGAGGCCAAAGAATGGGTTTCACTGCtgttattctatttttaaacaaaaccttaAGATGTGTATTTTGCATGTGTTAAAAAACTATCATATCTCTCTAATATCCACGATCAATGAAAGTAGAATTCTGAAACTCCCATTATCTGAATGGagcaaaaaaatatatgtttcaTAAGCTTTTGCAAAAGCACTGAAGATGACCACCAGAGGACTCTTGCAGAGAACTGCTGAATGAAACCAAATTCTATCAGAAGTCTGATACATATGCACTAACCTAATTCACCTCTCAGGAGATAATAACTCagtcttaaataaaattttgggtagcaaaaaaatgcaaacagtcCTCTTGGTAAAACTTGTCTAATTTGACTTAAAGACAGAATGAAATACAACATTATGAAAACATCGCAGTAAACCACTGACTTGGTAATACCTTTTTGTAAATATGGTCCTCTgcaaaagaagtttttaaaCCACCAAGCTCTCAAcagagaataggaaaaaaatttgaagtgatcaaaacatttttacatagCTCCTCTCATAGACACGACATGCCTAAGCTGTAGCCTTTCCCTTTCAGTTCAAATTCATATTAAGCCCCAGAATTTGAACTGTAGAGAACTTAAGACAGAATTAAAACCCATCATCGAACAAGAAGCTATCCTCTCAAGTAGCACACAGAACTATTAGAGACTAAGCTACCTGATGACTGTTAACATATCACACACTAGCTGCTGTCAGGAAATGCAGTTTCACATCCCAGTTAATTCAGGAGGAAATGCTGACTTATGAGGTTCCTAAATACACTCTCTTCAACTTCCTCCACGATTTGCCACCGCATACATTTGTGCTGACGCAATTATTTGCATAGCTGGGTTGCAAGTGAAATCATGGACATGAACTGCAGGAGAACAGCCttcagaaatcagtattttgtttcataCAGGTTATTTCACTAATCCGATTTAAGTAGTGCCCTCTTAAAACAACTGCTGTCTCAAACTAATTGAAACCTGGTGCAGTaccaaaaaaagcagtattttaccTTCTTTGTGTGCCCCAAGCAGATTAAGACAACACTGCACTTATAAACGAGCAGCCAAAGAAATGCTAGTTTCCAAAAGTCAAGTAGCAATGGCTTGAGACCTTTTTGTCTATatgccaggaagaaaacaggcaaTGTGGCTGTTTAAGCGTTATACTGGGTCTGGCCTAACAGAAATGCCAGAATACACTGAGCAGTTTAATTCATATCACTCTGAATTAAACTGCGACTCAAAGTACATTGAGAGaactttttaaatgcagtaaaagtaaaaagtgcCTAAGCCACAGTAACATTACCCACATGCTCATCAACATTTAACTGATTTATTTCGAATCAGTTAGAAATAGATTCAGTTGAAAAGTACCGCTAACTGAATTAATTTAGAGGGAAGTATCTATATTTGAAACTGATCCAGGCTGTTTAAAAGGCCTTCTTAcaaatttggaaggaaaaaaattgtttctagAGCTAGGAATTTGTTATCTTGTTTATATAGAGTGAAACAGCATTTCTAAACCTCTGCCCCTCAAAGATGTCCCAAGGACTAGATTCTGTCTTCCCTTGAGTTTGGGAGTCTGCCAATCCTCTTAAAAGGGTATGCAAGGTATCTTTTATTGCCTCCTGAAGCTTTCAGGATCCaataacttgaaaaataaagatacacTCCCCTCCCCATATgtacaaaaagcaaagaaagtaCATTAGGAGAGTGGAATGCCTCCACCAGACAGACAAATTCCTGACTTACCTTAAACTCTTGGAAATACTTTCCAAAAATATTATCAGGATTTTTGCAGCAACAAATTTAAAGAATAGAACAGTCATATTAAAATTTCATAGCAtgtctgaaaaatcagtttgtaattatttgtaatctgttgggaaaaaaaatctacaagcATTGCAAAAATTGCTGCCTGTAAATACTCCATTTAAGCCCACTGATCAGAATTCACTGCTCAAGACTACCCCAGTTCCACGAAGACCTGACAAAGCTTTACTTCACCAAGAAACCAACCACTCTCCTTTCTACAAGGAAATAAGGATTTCCTCCAAGAAAGGGTATTTATTCTGTTACGCTTTTTATTCTTGTTGACCGCTAGTGAAATTAAGTCAGCTTTGAAAGTTGTCATTTGCAGGTTTGAACAGCCTTCTTGTACCAAACTTTCTGGAAATGTTGATGACGAGGACTGCCACCCTGAATTTAACTCATTATTAAATGGAAAGCCAGGTAAGAAATGGAATGTTAAGCTTTTCATAGCCTGTGTTGTCTAGCACAGACTGGTATATTCTGAACAAACCATTTTTATGATTTTACACCTAAACACATAAAATTGATCAATTCTGGGAGAATGACAAGACTATCGCTGAATGTGGCTGACAACTCCTACCCGTTCTTGTGGTACAAAACCCAAGCTGAGCTACAGCAGTTTGTGATAACTGTGTATCATGTTTCTCATACGAAGGAAGCATTTAATCAAAGAGATTCGGTGACATTGGTAAAATTCTCCTTGTCAGATCACTTCCCTTTCTGGTTCTCAGAATACTGCCAAGTATTAAGAACTGAATTAGAAGCACAATGCCAAGTCCTACAGAGAAGTATTCTATCAGAGTGTTTTACACACTGgtatgtgtgctggttttggctgggatagagttaattttcttcccagtagctagtatggggctatgttttggatttgtgctggaaacagtggtgacaatacagggatgttttcattattgctgagcaatgcttacacagagtcaaggcctcttctgcctctcaccccaccccaccagcgagtaggctgggggggcacaagaagctgggaggggacacgggtgggacagctgaccccagctgaccaaagggatatcccatacgatatgacgccatgctcagcatataaagctgggggaacaagaaggaagggggggacattcagagtgatggtgtttgtcttcccaagtaaccattacgtacgatggagccctgctttcctggagacggctgaacacctgcctgcccatgggaagtagtgaataaattccttgttttgctttgcttgtgtgcgtgtggcttttgctttccctattaaactgtctttatctcaacccatgagtttaCTCACTTTTagtccccatcccactgggggagtgagcaagcgactgtgtggggcttagttgccagctggggtttAACCATGACAGTATGGTATAAAGAATATCCATAAaatcagcttttgcttttaatataaCTTTGTGTAGCTTGATAGTTTTTTCTAGTCTGTGGGTAGGTAGTACACAAACCAGACTTTtaaaacagtcatttaaaatgcaaattttctcCAGTAAGCCTACAAATGGTTGTGGACAGTTGTGAtaataaaaactgcttttaattcTGCTGATGAGATTTTAAACAAGAGTCCAacaatgaccaaaaaaaaaagaaaagaaaaaaaacccaaagcactgCAGTTTAGGCAGTTCACCTAGAAACACCAGGAAATAACATCCAAATAACAAGTCCTCCTCAGAGACAGGGCTGAGGCTGAAAGCCCAGCACAGCAGTCCTTGGCTACGGAGTTGAAATTTGCCAGGCAAGAGGAGCTGCTCCAGAGGAGTAAAGCAACACGCTCGCCTCACTACTTGCATATTTGGGGCTTTGCATGACCAGGCCTAATACTCAAGAGCAAAGCTACCAGAATAtagcaacaactgaaaaataagacacAGCGAAGGCAGACCTAGCACAGCCACCCGCCCCCTCCAAGGAGGCGTCTAGCAAAAGCGAGGCACGAAATTCCTGCAATTGCCTTGGCAAACTCCTTCCCCCCACACAGGCTTTCTTAGAGAGACTTTGCCCTCCCGGCTGTACAAACAGCTTTGTCTATGGAGAAACATCCCGAACTCCCTGCAACGGCCCTACAGCAAGCCCCAGCTACCCGAGAGGCCGCCCGCCGGGAAGCCCCCCTGGGCTGCCAGCTGCCCccccagcagggaggagggaaagcagccccaggccccgccgcggccgctccCTAGAGACCGAGCCCCCGCTCCCGGTAAAGCCCTGCCCGCAGCTCGCTCCCCGCGCACCGTCCCGCGACCGCTACGCCCTACCCCAAGCAACAAGgagcggccgccgcccgcccccgcctcaccggccgcgctgccccgcaGCCGCTCGGGGACGCCCCGCAGGTCTCCGTGCAATCCCCGGAAGATCTCGTGCAGCCGCTCCAGGTGCTCCGAGGACCCGGAGCCGCGGCCCGCCATGGCAGACAGCCGCCTCCTGCCGCGCTCGGCGACGGCTACCACCTCCCTCTTCCCGCTTGGCTACGCGCTGCGCGACGCACCGCCGCTCCCTCGCGAGCCACTTCCGCCATCAGCGCGGCGCGGGCCTCCCCGCGCAGCCGGGCGCCCGAAATGGCGCCCGACCGCAAaaccgccccgccccggcggcagcgcgggCTGCCCGCCGCGGCCTGCTCCCCGCGGGAGGGGGCCGCCAGGCGCGTCGCGACAGGGCTGTCGGCGACCCCACCCGCCCGTCGCCGGCGCTCGGCGGCGACAAGACGCATCAGGCGCTGGCCCCGGCTGCCgcgaggtggtggtggtgcaggGGCTCGTGGCGCGCACTGCCTGCTGGGAGTTGTAGTCTCCCGGGGGAGGCGGCAGCGCTGGGCCGCCGGCACCGGCGTCAGCACACGGCGTCACCGCGTTTCCTGCGGTGCGTACCGCCGCGCAGCGCTTGGAGGAGGCAGCACCGTTCAGGGCCCTGGGCCTTTTATGTTCCACACTCTCTGGGAACGGCGGGAGCGAGCACTGCTGAACCCACCGCCGCGCTTCTCCCAGCCCGTAACGCGTGCTTACGTACACCTATACATCGTTTCGTACGTTTTGCTAGGCTTAGTATCATAAGCTTTGGCGTGAGgtcatgaaaatgtattttgaatgtCTTTCCAGACAGCCGCTGGGCTTTCTCTTCAGGTATTTCTCGGCTTATTGGCTGGAAAGTGCAGTTAAAACGGCAGTTCCCCATCGTTCTGAGAGACCCAGGTCAGAGCCGCGCGCTGCACGGGGTCTTTtgagcagcaggctgctggcgCAGAGCCGGCCCGCTCCCTACTGCCAGCGGGTCTTCCCCGCGGGTCTTTCCCTTCCGGAGCAGGACCCGCGGGTGTCCGGGGCGAGAGGACCCGGCAGCAGCTGGCACGACGGGGGCGGGACGCCGGCCATGCCTGGGCGAAGGGGAGCCACCGCGCAGGCGCGCCAGGTGCGCGCTGTCCTGCGGGCGGCGGAGCGCCGCGCCCGGGCCCGCCtgccgcgggcggggcgggTCGGGTCGGAGCCGGACAGGGCGGGGCCGAGGCAGCCGCCGCTGAGCGCCGGCAGCGCGCATGGAGCGGGCGGCGGCAATGCTCACCTGCTGGGGAGCCGCGCTGGGCGCCGCCGTCTCCgtccctgtcctcctcctcgTGGCAGCGCCCTACATCAGGTGCGTCTTACCGAGCGCGGCCCTGGCCTTTCGCGCGCGCACGAgtagcggcggcggcggcggcctccGCCCCGCCGTGCGGCGGGTACGGGCGGGGCTGGCGGTCGCCGCGCCTCACGGCGGTCAGGTCTGCCTGTTTGTTCGTTTGGCGGGAGTACGAATAAAACGGATTCCTTTTCTGTGGCCCGCGCTGGGGTGGGGCGTTATTCACgctcccccagctccagcgCCTCAGGGACACTAACGCGCTCGCGACACCCTTGGCACCGGCGGCGGCGCGTGGCTCGGAGCCTCCCGCAGTCTCCGAGCGCCCGGAACTTCCTCGGGGCTCTGTCCCGGGCCCCAGAGCCGGCGGGGCTCGGAGAGAGGCGcccggggtgcccggggggcggggcccgcGTTCTCCTCACGGCGCCGCGGCGGAGGCCGTTGGCCGGGACCCCGGAGTTAGCGGCGGCAGCCAATGGGCGCCGTGGTCCCACTTGACGCAAGGGCGGAGCGgtggggccgggctgggggcggggcggggcctccccctgcccggccgggccccgccccgccagTGTTTGTGAGGCGGGGGGGTTTGGCGGGCGAGTGGGAACCTGACTCGGTGGCCCGGTCACGACACGATCGTGATCAACCTCTTCAGGTGACGGCGCCCGTGACTCCCCGGGGCCCTGAGCGCAGCGGTCAGCCCGAGCGTTAGGGCGAAACCTGGGGGCTCTGGGTGCTGAGGCCCGACCCGAATCCCCTAAGGAGGGAAGCTGCCCTCGGGCCCCGTCCCTGTCTTGCAGGAGGTATGTCGCTGGAGGACAGTGTAAGTCAACAGCTAagctggaggggaaggtggTGATAATCACAGGAGCCAACACAGGCATCGGGAAGGAGACTGCCAGAGACCTCGCGCGAAGAGGCAAGTCACCGGCCTTCATCAGCAGGCATCCCTGTGCGGCTGATGTGTGCGTGCCTGTGCATCAATAGTCCTGTTTCTGGATCTAAGGGAGGAGTATTTTATGCTCACGTTTAAGTGAGTTGGATTCCAAAGTTATTTCAGGCGAGCCCAAGTGTTGCTTCTCCAGAGGCTGTAACCACTTAGGTGCAAGTCCCCAGTTCCTCAGCTGGTTTCATTGCTTGAACTCCAAAAATGTGTCTTGTGACATGAAAATGCTCTGCACTGCAACTGTTTTGAGAGGACTGGGGAAGTTCCTGGTATCGCTGGGTTCTGCTTGTATGAAGCTGGGAAATGCCATAGGTCCACTGCTGTATGGTTTAGTTATTCACGTTTCAAGCTAATTTGGTTTAAATGCTTTTTGGGTAACTGGGAAGGAGATTAAACTACCTGTTCACAATCCGTTTAGAAATTGGCTGGAATCCAAGTATCTTCATGTGCCCCTGGCTTGACGTTCCCATTACAGGGGCAGATACAACCCTATTGTACCAGTGTTGTGATACACACTCCTGACCTGGGAGAACCTGGACAGAGGCACTTCAGATGTGCATTTTCCTGGTCTGAAAACAGCTTTGGGCTGGATCAGAGCTAACAACGTAGTAGGAAAGGCTTTGtccctcccagctgctcccctgACTGATGCCAGTTCCCTAAAGAAACAATACGTTGTTTGTAAGCGCTGTGCATAGTCAGCCTGCTTATCATAGCCTTGATCATCCAGTGTGCTCCAGCGATCTCAGCTTctgttcctgctttttttccccccttgcaGGTGCGAGGGTGATTGTTGCTTGCAGAGACATAGCAAAGGCAGAAGCTGCAGCCAGTGAAATCCGAGCTGAGACGGGGAACCAACAAGTCATTGTGAAGAAACTGGACTTGGCTGATACGAAGTCCATCCGGGAGTTTGCTGAGAAATTTCTAGCAGGCACAGTGTCTAGCTCCTTCTTTTCAGTGAGAATATTTTACCAAGGACTGCTGTCTGCTCTTCTAGCAAATGCCAAATCCCTGACAATCTCTGTACCGTGTTGGGTACTGCAGTTCACAGCAGGGGCTTGTCAGAGGCCATGAGCTAGTCTGTGGTAGGAGCTTATCCTTATTTTATTGAGGCGATGTGGCTGCAACTCAGAcaggtgtgggtttttttggctgaCTTGTGCCACTTTCTTGTCTGTCTTCAGTCTCTGTTTCCCTGTTTAAAGATGCCTGTTGTTTcttgcagaggagaaggaacTCCATATTCTCATTAATAACGCTGGAGTAATGTTATGCCCTTACTCCAAGACTGCTGATGGCTTTGAGATGCACCTGGGAGTCAATCATCTTGGTAAGGCCAGTGGAGTCATATTTGCATTCAATATCTGTGGCAAAATGCCAGAGGAAAATCCTGCTTTcagattttctcttcctcatccttccTTCTTGGGGAAGGATAGAGGGCCAGAGTTAGATGCAATgcaatgtattttcttatcATGGACCCAGTTTAAGTATCTGTACGTGTTACCTGGGACATTTGAAATGTATGACAGCTCCAGCTTTTTGAAGCTGAGGAGCAGAACTTAATGGCCCCAAAAAAGTTTAGCTCTTGATTCAGGGGGGTCTTCTTTTCCCTGGACTTGAAATGAGGGCAGCAGTAATATATAACATGTAAGTACTTTGAAATTCCAGCAGGGTAACCCTTCAGAGAAGGATGATGTTTCCTCTCACCCCTAGGTCATTTTCTCTTGACCTTCCTATTGCTGGAGCGTCTGAAGCAGTCTGCCCCAGCCCGCATAGTGAACGTGTCCTCGCTGGCTCATCATGGAGGCCGAATCCGCTTCCATGATCTCCATGGTGAGAAGAGCTACAATCGTGGCCTCGCCTACTGTCACAGCAAATTGGCTAACGTGCTCTTCACCCGGGAGCTGGCAAGGCGGCTGCAAGGCAAGTCCCAGAGGAGAGCAGAGTGTTTTTCCACTTGGCTTTTGAGCACCATGGATGAGAGGAGAGTGGATTGAAGAAAGGTCTGGAAATTGGCTatgcagaaatgaaatggtTTGAGGCAAGGGTCACTGACAGCTCTTTGCAGGAAGAAAGTGTCTCCTGTCTGTGGAACCAGGAGACTTAAAACACTAATTGTCTTTACAACAACAGGGCAGAGGAGTTTAGTAGCTTGGCAAAGTTGagtgtatttcatttttctttggtgCTGGTCAAAAACTAGCTGCATCCACGCAGACAATTGTGGTATGTGGGTGGaagctgaaaaaacagaaggagcTGAATTACAGTTGCAGTCTCCAATAGAAAAGCTAATGCATACGCAGCTGCCTTAAATGTTGGTGGCCTGTAGAACAGAAGCGTAGGACTAGGCAGTACCTCTTAAGTCACAACATCTGTCACAGCCATGTCATTCAGTCCTTTTCATAAACTTAAGTAGTagttatttcattaaaacagaagCAGTGTCTTCTCTAGGAAACTAGTATTACAGTAAATCAAAAGAAGCTGGTGTTCTCAAAAGCCTGATGGAAACTGCTGGTGTTTTAGCACCCAGGCCCTCTAGCACCTTGTTTTGCAGAAGGCATGTAGTGACTGCAGTGTTTGGAAGGGGGTCGGGGATGCTCCAGCAAGCAGTAACTACAGGGGACTTCACTTACTCTCCCTGTATCCATGCCTGGACTCCTCCTTTAAGTTGTAGAACATCTGCAGGTAGAATTGAGGAGTATATtaccctttttttaaaggcagtttGATGCATGCAGATTTGTCCTGGACTACTTTCTTTTGCCATAGGCACTAAAGTCACAGCAAACGCTCTCCATCCTGGTTCTGTCCATTCTGAGCTGGTCCGGCACTCATTTGTAATGACGTGGCTGTGGAAGATATTCTCGTTCTTCTTGAAGACACCTTCGGAAGGAGCTCAGACCAGTGTCTACTGTGCAGTGGCAGAGGAGCTAGACTCTGTGACAGGACAGTATTTCAGGTGGGTGCAAGCTGATAGACTGATATACTGTGAAAGGCAACCTTGTTGGCTGGGGAAAATGGGACTTACTGTCATTCTTCATTAAGAAGGGCCTGGGTAAGAGGCTGGCGGATAAGACTGAGGCTGACAAATACTAGAGCCTAACCCCTTCCAGGTCTGTTGCAGTGGATTTGTGTTAGAAGAAATCCCTGACCTGTGCAACACTTCACACAATAGCAGGTCATTTAGTGCTAGGAATATCACTGTACTCAAAGTGCAGGAATGGCTATCACATGCTCAGAGCTCTAATCCTGATCTGCTTGAGACTTTGGCAAATCACTTTTCAGTAGAGCTGTTTAGTTAATGAGGTCACTTGAGTCAATCCTGGGAAGACCACTTTGGTTCTCTTTGTAGTTTTACCGCACTGGAGCAGAAGGGGCCTGTGCtcccagggagctgggagggctgATGGTGCTGCAGAGCTAGGAAGTGAGATTTTCAGGATTGGCATGTGACAAAATAACTTGATTCTCCAGTGTGACAGACCCACCAGCTGGGAGGGACTCCTGCTGGCATGCTTATCGCTCTGTCCCGCAAACTGTCTTG encodes:
- the LOC140652871 gene encoding retinol dehydrogenase 12-like isoform X3 → MERAAAMLTCWGAALGAAVSVPVLLLVAAPYIRRYVAGGQCKSTAKLEGKVVIITGANTGIGKETARDLARRGARVIVACRDIAKAEAAASEIRAETGNQQVIVKKLDLADTKSIREFAEKFLAEEKELHILINNAGVMLCPYSKTADGFEMHLGVNHLGHFLLTFLLLERLKQSAPARIVNVSSLAHHGGRIRFHDLHGEKSYNRGLAYCHSKLANVLFTRELARRLQGTKVTANALHPGSVHSELVRHSFVMTWLWKIFSFFLKTPSEGAQTSVYCAVAEELDSVTGQYFSDCQPAYVSPRGRDDETAKKLWSVSCELLGIQWD
- the LOC140652871 gene encoding retinol dehydrogenase 12-like isoform X2, producing MFHTLWERRERALLNPPPRFSQPVTRAYVHLYIVSYFSAYWLESAVKTAVPHRSERPRRYVAGGQCKSTAKLEGKVVIITGANTGIGKETARDLARRGARVIVACRDIAKAEAAASEIRAETGNQQVIVKKLDLADTKSIREFAEKFLAEEKELHILINNAGVMLCPYSKTADGFEMHLGVNHLGHFLLTFLLLERLKQSAPARIVNVSSLAHHGGRIRFHDLHGEKSYNRGLAYCHSKLANVLFTRELARRLQGTKVTANALHPGSVHSELVRHSFVMTWLWKIFSFFLKTPSEGAQTSVYCAVAEELDSVTGQYFSDCQPAYVSPRGRDDETAKKLWSVSCELLGIQWD
- the LOC140652871 gene encoding retinol dehydrogenase 12-like isoform X1 is translated as MFHTLWERRERALLNPPPRFSQPVTRAYVHLYIVSQPLGFLFRYFSAYWLESAVKTAVPHRSERPRRYVAGGQCKSTAKLEGKVVIITGANTGIGKETARDLARRGARVIVACRDIAKAEAAASEIRAETGNQQVIVKKLDLADTKSIREFAEKFLAEEKELHILINNAGVMLCPYSKTADGFEMHLGVNHLGHFLLTFLLLERLKQSAPARIVNVSSLAHHGGRIRFHDLHGEKSYNRGLAYCHSKLANVLFTRELARRLQGTKVTANALHPGSVHSELVRHSFVMTWLWKIFSFFLKTPSEGAQTSVYCAVAEELDSVTGQYFSDCQPAYVSPRGRDDETAKKLWSVSCELLGIQWD